A part of Salvelinus alpinus chromosome 5, SLU_Salpinus.1, whole genome shotgun sequence genomic DNA contains:
- the LOC139575054 gene encoding oxysterols receptor LXR-alpha-like isoform X2, with protein sequence MSTLSATDITDVGHGEVFDGAPELQLDCLCSGDDRSSAEMKHEGNLLPLEPPDHVGFSSPPQKGPSSLAEKSSPLPMEPSDIKADPAGSMPANTEGQPVKRKKGPAPKMLGNEVCSVCGDKASGFHYNVLSCEGCKGFFRRSVIKSAQYSCKNNGRCEMDMYMRRKCQQCRLRKCREAGMLEQCVLSEEQIRVKKMKKNEEETARTSAVVTPTPVPEVVPLAPEQLEMIEKLVAMQKQCNKRSFIDRPKVTPWPQSQDPQNREVRQQRFAHFTELAIMSVQEIVDFAKQLPGFLELTREDQIALLKTSTIEIMLLETSRRYNPAIESITFLKDFSYNKEDFAKAGLQLEFINPIFEFSKGMNDLHLDEAEYALLIAINIFSAGQRSSDRPNVQDHELVERLQQPYVDALRSYIMIKRPNDHLMFPRMLMKLVSLRTLSSVHSEQVFALRLQDKKLPPLLSEIWDVHE encoded by the exons ATGTCCACACTGTCTGCGACTGATATCACAGATGTTGGTCATG GTGAGGTATTTGACGGGGCCCCAGAGCTGCAGCTGGACTGCCTCTGCAGTGGTGACGACCGCAGCAGTGCAGAAATGAAGCATGAGGGCAACCTCCTCCCCCTGGAACCACCTGACCATGTAGGGTTTTCCAGCCCCCCCCAGAAAGGGCCTTCCTCACTAGCTGAGAAGAGCAGCCCACTGCCCATGGAGCCCAGCGACATCAAGGCTGACCCCGCCGGCAGCATGCCTGCCAATACAG AGGGCCAGCCGGTGAAGAGGAAGAAGGGTCCAGCCCCCAAGATGCTGGGGAACGAGGTGTGCAGCGTGTGTGGGGACAAGGCCTCAGGCTTCCACTACAATGTGCTGAGCTGCGAGGGCTGCAAGGGCTTCTTCCGCCGCAGCGTAATCAAGAGTGCCCAGTATTCGTGCAAGAACAACGGCCGCTGTGAGATGGACATGTACATGCGCCGCAAGTGCCAGCAGTGCCGGCTGCGCAAGTGCCGTGAAGCGGGCATGCTGGAGCAAT GCGTTCTCTCAGAGGAGCAGATCCGAGTGAAAAAGATGAAGAAGAACGAAGAAGAGACTGCACGCACGTCTGCGGTGGTGACCCCCACCCCGGTGCCGGAGGTGGTCCCGCTGGCGCCCGAGCAGTTGGAGATGATCGAGAAGCTGGTGGCCATGCAGAAGCAGTGCAACAAGCGCTCGTTCATCGACCGGCCCAAAGTCACG CCGTGGCCCCAGAGTCAGGACCCCCAGAACAGGGAGGTGCGGCAGCAGCGCTTTGCCCACTTCACTGAGCTGGCCATCATGTCGGTCCAGGAGATAGTGGACTTTGCCAAGCAGTTGCCTGGCTTCCTAGAGCTCACCAGAGAGGACCAGATTGCCCTGCTGAAGACCTCAACCATTGAG ATCATGCTGCTGGAGACATCGCGGAGATACAACCCTGCCATTGAGAGCATCACGTTCCTGAAGGACTTCAGTTATAACAAGGAGGATTTTGCCAAAGCAG gGCTGCAGTTGGAGTTTATCAACCCCATCTTTGAGTTCTCCAAGGGCATGAATGACCTGCACCTGGACGAGGCGGAGTATGCTTTGCTCATCGCCATTAACATCTTCTCTGCAGGTCAGAGGTCAAGTG ACCGGCCCAATGTGCAGGACCATGAACTGGTGGAGCGACTGCAGCAGCCGTACGTGGACGCACTTCGTTCTTACATCATGATAAAGAGACCAAAC GATCACCTGATGTTTCCACGCATGCTCATGAAGCTGGTCAGCCTCCGCACCCTCAGCAGCGTCCACTCTGAGCAGGTCTTCGCCCTGCGCCTCCAGGACAAGAAGCTCCCGCCGCTGCTATCTGAAATCTGGGACGTCCACGAGTGA
- the LOC139575054 gene encoding oxysterols receptor LXR-alpha-like isoform X4: MSTLSATDITDVGHGEVFDGAPELQLDCLCSGDDRSSAEMKHEGNLLPLEPPDHVGFSSPPQKGPSSLAEKSSPLPMEPSDIKADPAGSMPANTEGQPVKRKKGPAPKMLGNEVCSVCGDKASGFHYNVLSCEGCKGFFRRSVIKSAQYSCKNNGRCEMDMYMRRKCQQCRLRKCREAGMLEQCVLSEEQIRVKKMKKNEEETARTSAVVTPTPVPEVVPLAPEQLEMIEKLVAMQKQCNKRSFIDRPKVTPWPQSQDPQNREVRQQRFAHFTELAIMSVQEIVDFAKQLPGFLELTREDQIALLKTSTIEIMLLETSRRYNPAIESITFLKDFSYNKEDFAKAGLQLEFINPIFEFSKGMNDLHLDEAEYALLIAINIFSADRPNVQDHELVERLQQPYVDALRSYIMIKRPNDHLMFPRMLMKLVSLRTLSSVHSEQVFALRLQDKKLPPLLSEIWDVHE; the protein is encoded by the exons ATGTCCACACTGTCTGCGACTGATATCACAGATGTTGGTCATG GTGAGGTATTTGACGGGGCCCCAGAGCTGCAGCTGGACTGCCTCTGCAGTGGTGACGACCGCAGCAGTGCAGAAATGAAGCATGAGGGCAACCTCCTCCCCCTGGAACCACCTGACCATGTAGGGTTTTCCAGCCCCCCCCAGAAAGGGCCTTCCTCACTAGCTGAGAAGAGCAGCCCACTGCCCATGGAGCCCAGCGACATCAAGGCTGACCCCGCCGGCAGCATGCCTGCCAATACAG AGGGCCAGCCGGTGAAGAGGAAGAAGGGTCCAGCCCCCAAGATGCTGGGGAACGAGGTGTGCAGCGTGTGTGGGGACAAGGCCTCAGGCTTCCACTACAATGTGCTGAGCTGCGAGGGCTGCAAGGGCTTCTTCCGCCGCAGCGTAATCAAGAGTGCCCAGTATTCGTGCAAGAACAACGGCCGCTGTGAGATGGACATGTACATGCGCCGCAAGTGCCAGCAGTGCCGGCTGCGCAAGTGCCGTGAAGCGGGCATGCTGGAGCAAT GCGTTCTCTCAGAGGAGCAGATCCGAGTGAAAAAGATGAAGAAGAACGAAGAAGAGACTGCACGCACGTCTGCGGTGGTGACCCCCACCCCGGTGCCGGAGGTGGTCCCGCTGGCGCCCGAGCAGTTGGAGATGATCGAGAAGCTGGTGGCCATGCAGAAGCAGTGCAACAAGCGCTCGTTCATCGACCGGCCCAAAGTCACG CCGTGGCCCCAGAGTCAGGACCCCCAGAACAGGGAGGTGCGGCAGCAGCGCTTTGCCCACTTCACTGAGCTGGCCATCATGTCGGTCCAGGAGATAGTGGACTTTGCCAAGCAGTTGCCTGGCTTCCTAGAGCTCACCAGAGAGGACCAGATTGCCCTGCTGAAGACCTCAACCATTGAG ATCATGCTGCTGGAGACATCGCGGAGATACAACCCTGCCATTGAGAGCATCACGTTCCTGAAGGACTTCAGTTATAACAAGGAGGATTTTGCCAAAGCAG gGCTGCAGTTGGAGTTTATCAACCCCATCTTTGAGTTCTCCAAGGGCATGAATGACCTGCACCTGGACGAGGCGGAGTATGCTTTGCTCATCGCCATTAACATCTTCTCTGCAG ACCGGCCCAATGTGCAGGACCATGAACTGGTGGAGCGACTGCAGCAGCCGTACGTGGACGCACTTCGTTCTTACATCATGATAAAGAGACCAAAC GATCACCTGATGTTTCCACGCATGCTCATGAAGCTGGTCAGCCTCCGCACCCTCAGCAGCGTCCACTCTGAGCAGGTCTTCGCCCTGCGCCTCCAGGACAAGAAGCTCCCGCCGCTGCTATCTGAAATCTGGGACGTCCACGAGTGA
- the LOC139575054 gene encoding oxysterols receptor LXR-alpha-like isoform X1: MSTLSATDITDVGHGEVFDGAPELQLDCLCSGDDRSSAEMKHEGNLLPLEPPDHVGFSSPPQKGPSSLAEKSSPLPMEPSDIKADPAGSMPANTEGQPVKRKKGPAPKMLGNEVCSVCGDKASGFHYNVLSCEGCKGFFRRSVIKSAQYSCKNNGRCEMDMYMRRKCQQCRLRKCREAGMLEQCVLSEEQIRVKKMKKNEEETARTSAVVTPTPVPEVVPLAPEQLEMIEKLVAMQKQCNKRSFIDRPKVTVIPWPQSQDPQNREVRQQRFAHFTELAIMSVQEIVDFAKQLPGFLELTREDQIALLKTSTIEIMLLETSRRYNPAIESITFLKDFSYNKEDFAKAGLQLEFINPIFEFSKGMNDLHLDEAEYALLIAINIFSAGQRSSDRPNVQDHELVERLQQPYVDALRSYIMIKRPNDHLMFPRMLMKLVSLRTLSSVHSEQVFALRLQDKKLPPLLSEIWDVHE; encoded by the exons ATGTCCACACTGTCTGCGACTGATATCACAGATGTTGGTCATG GTGAGGTATTTGACGGGGCCCCAGAGCTGCAGCTGGACTGCCTCTGCAGTGGTGACGACCGCAGCAGTGCAGAAATGAAGCATGAGGGCAACCTCCTCCCCCTGGAACCACCTGACCATGTAGGGTTTTCCAGCCCCCCCCAGAAAGGGCCTTCCTCACTAGCTGAGAAGAGCAGCCCACTGCCCATGGAGCCCAGCGACATCAAGGCTGACCCCGCCGGCAGCATGCCTGCCAATACAG AGGGCCAGCCGGTGAAGAGGAAGAAGGGTCCAGCCCCCAAGATGCTGGGGAACGAGGTGTGCAGCGTGTGTGGGGACAAGGCCTCAGGCTTCCACTACAATGTGCTGAGCTGCGAGGGCTGCAAGGGCTTCTTCCGCCGCAGCGTAATCAAGAGTGCCCAGTATTCGTGCAAGAACAACGGCCGCTGTGAGATGGACATGTACATGCGCCGCAAGTGCCAGCAGTGCCGGCTGCGCAAGTGCCGTGAAGCGGGCATGCTGGAGCAAT GCGTTCTCTCAGAGGAGCAGATCCGAGTGAAAAAGATGAAGAAGAACGAAGAAGAGACTGCACGCACGTCTGCGGTGGTGACCCCCACCCCGGTGCCGGAGGTGGTCCCGCTGGCGCCCGAGCAGTTGGAGATGATCGAGAAGCTGGTGGCCATGCAGAAGCAGTGCAACAAGCGCTCGTTCATCGACCGGCCCAAAGTCACGGTGATT CCGTGGCCCCAGAGTCAGGACCCCCAGAACAGGGAGGTGCGGCAGCAGCGCTTTGCCCACTTCACTGAGCTGGCCATCATGTCGGTCCAGGAGATAGTGGACTTTGCCAAGCAGTTGCCTGGCTTCCTAGAGCTCACCAGAGAGGACCAGATTGCCCTGCTGAAGACCTCAACCATTGAG ATCATGCTGCTGGAGACATCGCGGAGATACAACCCTGCCATTGAGAGCATCACGTTCCTGAAGGACTTCAGTTATAACAAGGAGGATTTTGCCAAAGCAG gGCTGCAGTTGGAGTTTATCAACCCCATCTTTGAGTTCTCCAAGGGCATGAATGACCTGCACCTGGACGAGGCGGAGTATGCTTTGCTCATCGCCATTAACATCTTCTCTGCAGGTCAGAGGTCAAGTG ACCGGCCCAATGTGCAGGACCATGAACTGGTGGAGCGACTGCAGCAGCCGTACGTGGACGCACTTCGTTCTTACATCATGATAAAGAGACCAAAC GATCACCTGATGTTTCCACGCATGCTCATGAAGCTGGTCAGCCTCCGCACCCTCAGCAGCGTCCACTCTGAGCAGGTCTTCGCCCTGCGCCTCCAGGACAAGAAGCTCCCGCCGCTGCTATCTGAAATCTGGGACGTCCACGAGTGA
- the LOC139575054 gene encoding oxysterols receptor LXR-alpha-like isoform X3 — protein MSTLSATDITDVGHGEVFDGAPELQLDCLCSGDDRSSAEMKHEGNLLPLEPPDHVGFSSPPQKGPSSLAEKSSPLPMEPSDIKADPAGSMPANTEGQPVKRKKGPAPKMLGNEVCSVCGDKASGFHYNVLSCEGCKGFFRRSVIKSAQYSCKNNGRCEMDMYMRRKCQQCRLRKCREAGMLEQCVLSEEQIRVKKMKKNEEETARTSAVVTPTPVPEVVPLAPEQLEMIEKLVAMQKQCNKRSFIDRPKVTVIPWPQSQDPQNREVRQQRFAHFTELAIMSVQEIVDFAKQLPGFLELTREDQIALLKTSTIEIMLLETSRRYNPAIESITFLKDFSYNKEDFAKAGLQLEFINPIFEFSKGMNDLHLDEAEYALLIAINIFSADRPNVQDHELVERLQQPYVDALRSYIMIKRPNDHLMFPRMLMKLVSLRTLSSVHSEQVFALRLQDKKLPPLLSEIWDVHE, from the exons ATGTCCACACTGTCTGCGACTGATATCACAGATGTTGGTCATG GTGAGGTATTTGACGGGGCCCCAGAGCTGCAGCTGGACTGCCTCTGCAGTGGTGACGACCGCAGCAGTGCAGAAATGAAGCATGAGGGCAACCTCCTCCCCCTGGAACCACCTGACCATGTAGGGTTTTCCAGCCCCCCCCAGAAAGGGCCTTCCTCACTAGCTGAGAAGAGCAGCCCACTGCCCATGGAGCCCAGCGACATCAAGGCTGACCCCGCCGGCAGCATGCCTGCCAATACAG AGGGCCAGCCGGTGAAGAGGAAGAAGGGTCCAGCCCCCAAGATGCTGGGGAACGAGGTGTGCAGCGTGTGTGGGGACAAGGCCTCAGGCTTCCACTACAATGTGCTGAGCTGCGAGGGCTGCAAGGGCTTCTTCCGCCGCAGCGTAATCAAGAGTGCCCAGTATTCGTGCAAGAACAACGGCCGCTGTGAGATGGACATGTACATGCGCCGCAAGTGCCAGCAGTGCCGGCTGCGCAAGTGCCGTGAAGCGGGCATGCTGGAGCAAT GCGTTCTCTCAGAGGAGCAGATCCGAGTGAAAAAGATGAAGAAGAACGAAGAAGAGACTGCACGCACGTCTGCGGTGGTGACCCCCACCCCGGTGCCGGAGGTGGTCCCGCTGGCGCCCGAGCAGTTGGAGATGATCGAGAAGCTGGTGGCCATGCAGAAGCAGTGCAACAAGCGCTCGTTCATCGACCGGCCCAAAGTCACGGTGATT CCGTGGCCCCAGAGTCAGGACCCCCAGAACAGGGAGGTGCGGCAGCAGCGCTTTGCCCACTTCACTGAGCTGGCCATCATGTCGGTCCAGGAGATAGTGGACTTTGCCAAGCAGTTGCCTGGCTTCCTAGAGCTCACCAGAGAGGACCAGATTGCCCTGCTGAAGACCTCAACCATTGAG ATCATGCTGCTGGAGACATCGCGGAGATACAACCCTGCCATTGAGAGCATCACGTTCCTGAAGGACTTCAGTTATAACAAGGAGGATTTTGCCAAAGCAG gGCTGCAGTTGGAGTTTATCAACCCCATCTTTGAGTTCTCCAAGGGCATGAATGACCTGCACCTGGACGAGGCGGAGTATGCTTTGCTCATCGCCATTAACATCTTCTCTGCAG ACCGGCCCAATGTGCAGGACCATGAACTGGTGGAGCGACTGCAGCAGCCGTACGTGGACGCACTTCGTTCTTACATCATGATAAAGAGACCAAAC GATCACCTGATGTTTCCACGCATGCTCATGAAGCTGGTCAGCCTCCGCACCCTCAGCAGCGTCCACTCTGAGCAGGTCTTCGCCCTGCGCCTCCAGGACAAGAAGCTCCCGCCGCTGCTATCTGAAATCTGGGACGTCCACGAGTGA
- the LOC139575056 gene encoding THAP domain-containing protein 3-like isoform X4 gives MPVTCAVNGCTNKFIKGSEIRFYRFPISKPQLANQWVQSLGMKNFIPTPNTCLCSEHFNPDCFRDYNGKQFLREDAVPTSFGADSSKPELRKRGMMTKDTNVANRFGVPSDRERAKALEKSKAKEKRQSTRDTGTGRGDGRRRGGGRGGVSSNTDR, from the exons ATGCCTGTCACCTGTGCAGTAAACGGCTGCACCAACAAGTTTATCAAAGGGTCAGAAATAAGATTTTACAG GTTCCCCATCAGTAAACCTCAGCTTGCCAACCAATGGGTACAAAGTTTGGGGATGAAAAACTTCATCCCTACACCTAACACTTGCCTCTGCTCAGAGCATTTTAACCCAGATTGTTTCCGAGACTACAATGGCAAACAGTTTCTTAGGGAAGATGCAGTGCCCACCAGTTTTGGTGCTGATTCATCGAAG cctgaaTTACGAAAAAGGGGGATGATGACCAAGGACACAAATGTGGCTAATCGCTTCGGGGTACCATCAGACCGGGAGAGGGCGAAGGCGCTGGAGAAGAGCAAGgccaaagagaaacgacagagtACCCGGGATACTGGCACG GGAAGAGGTGATGGCAGAAGAcggggaggaggacgaggaggagtcTCCTCAAACACTGACCGATAA
- the LOC139575056 gene encoding THAP domain-containing protein 3-like isoform X2: protein MPVTCAVNGCTNKFIKGSEIRFYRFPISKPQLANQWVQSLGMKNFIPTPNTCLCSEHFNPDCFRDYNGKQFLREDAVPTSFGADSSKPELRKRGMMTKDTNVANRFGVPSDRERAKALEKSKAKEKRQSTRDTGTFLQGRGDGRRRGGGRGGVSSNTDR from the exons ATGCCTGTCACCTGTGCAGTAAACGGCTGCACCAACAAGTTTATCAAAGGGTCAGAAATAAGATTTTACAG GTTCCCCATCAGTAAACCTCAGCTTGCCAACCAATGGGTACAAAGTTTGGGGATGAAAAACTTCATCCCTACACCTAACACTTGCCTCTGCTCAGAGCATTTTAACCCAGATTGTTTCCGAGACTACAATGGCAAACAGTTTCTTAGGGAAGATGCAGTGCCCACCAGTTTTGGTGCTGATTCATCGAAG cctgaaTTACGAAAAAGGGGGATGATGACCAAGGACACAAATGTGGCTAATCGCTTCGGGGTACCATCAGACCGGGAGAGGGCGAAGGCGCTGGAGAAGAGCAAGgccaaagagaaacgacagagtACCCGGGATACTGGCACG TTTTTGCAGGGAAGAGGTGATGGCAGAAGAcggggaggaggacgaggaggagtcTCCTCAAACACTGACCGATAA
- the LOC139575056 gene encoding THAP domain-containing protein 3-like isoform X3 translates to MPVTCAVNGCTNKFIKGSEIRFYRFPISKPQLANQWVQSLGMKNFIPTPNTCLCSEHFNPDCFRDYNGKQFLREDAVPTSFGADSSKPELRKRGMMTKDTNVANRFGVPSDRERAKALEKSKAKEKRQSTRDTGTVCLMFSQLTHMSCFTFFVFAGKR, encoded by the exons ATGCCTGTCACCTGTGCAGTAAACGGCTGCACCAACAAGTTTATCAAAGGGTCAGAAATAAGATTTTACAG GTTCCCCATCAGTAAACCTCAGCTTGCCAACCAATGGGTACAAAGTTTGGGGATGAAAAACTTCATCCCTACACCTAACACTTGCCTCTGCTCAGAGCATTTTAACCCAGATTGTTTCCGAGACTACAATGGCAAACAGTTTCTTAGGGAAGATGCAGTGCCCACCAGTTTTGGTGCTGATTCATCGAAG cctgaaTTACGAAAAAGGGGGATGATGACCAAGGACACAAATGTGGCTAATCGCTTCGGGGTACCATCAGACCGGGAGAGGGCGAAGGCGCTGGAGAAGAGCAAGgccaaagagaaacgacagagtACCCGGGATACTGGCACGGTGTGTCTCATGTTTTCTCAGCTCACGCACATGTCATGCTTTACATTTTTTG TTTTTGCAGGGAAGAGGTGA
- the LOC139575056 gene encoding THAP domain-containing protein 3-like isoform X1: MPVTCAVNGCTNKFIKGSEIRFYRFPISKPQLANQWVQSLGMKNFIPTPNTCLCSEHFNPDCFRDYNGKQFLREDAVPTSFGADSSKPELRKRGMMTKDTNVANRFGVPSDRERAKALEKSKAKEKRQSTRDTGTVCLMFSQLTHMSCFTFFGKSPLNDV, from the exons ATGCCTGTCACCTGTGCAGTAAACGGCTGCACCAACAAGTTTATCAAAGGGTCAGAAATAAGATTTTACAG GTTCCCCATCAGTAAACCTCAGCTTGCCAACCAATGGGTACAAAGTTTGGGGATGAAAAACTTCATCCCTACACCTAACACTTGCCTCTGCTCAGAGCATTTTAACCCAGATTGTTTCCGAGACTACAATGGCAAACAGTTTCTTAGGGAAGATGCAGTGCCCACCAGTTTTGGTGCTGATTCATCGAAG cctgaaTTACGAAAAAGGGGGATGATGACCAAGGACACAAATGTGGCTAATCGCTTCGGGGTACCATCAGACCGGGAGAGGGCGAAGGCGCTGGAGAAGAGCAAGgccaaagagaaacgacagagtACCCGGGATACTGGCACGGTGTGTCTCATGTTTTCTCAGCTCACGCACATGTCATGCTTTACATTTTTTGGTAAATCACCCCTCAATGATGTTTAA